In the Quercus lobata isolate SW786 chromosome 5, ValleyOak3.0 Primary Assembly, whole genome shotgun sequence genome, one interval contains:
- the LOC115988635 gene encoding putative F-box protein At1g49610 — translation MEEESHGSNYGETETSSSASTSDSILNSSDHSTHASRPAERITIYEEKEDKGEDSDCYVVCCKRLKHAPPITQDRISALPNSILLNILSSLPTKDAIKTGVLSKRWSYVWTSVPSLSFSDDYENTDHFATAVDNTLLLHKAPKLAKFYLRFNYKPDLKPRLDLWVRLATNAMVEQLSLRLTYAHVFNFETYLLPQHLYTNQFVSELDFSFCNIKPIGVVHLSSLKRLCIGYTALCGDDIRKVVMGSPRLENLELNNCCRLNRLDIVSESLKKLVINNHFMLTAAGKIDDPVFELEIVAPKIESLEILGTFCMKKCRIKDVSSLVKAKLDFSMAVLKVEEESACNEYQEAVRELLESLHHVKELFVGKWCLMVLSLMSVKHVPSPLLKCKYVTVKTSMKKWDLPGIASLLQSLPYVETLVIDISHHNLGFKILERHYLSYYNYDDVSHWKSKEIYFKFLLLCLKTVKIFGFGENLVNIKEVFVLVVQFLLKNANVMEKMIISKPRVMQNQRCMLHAFLQVAQKLLSFPRSSPHAVIMFPYQ, via the exons ATGGAGGAAGAAAGCCATGGTTCCAACTATGGTGAAACCGAAACAAGCTCAAGTGCAAGTACTTCAGACAGCATCCTTAATTCCTCCGACCATTCCACTCATGCTTCCAGACCTGCAGAGAGAATCACCATttatgaagagaaagaagataaAGGTGAAGATAGTGACTGTTACGTTGTATGCTGTAAGCGCCTCAAACATGCACCACCAATCACACAAGATCGAATCAGCGCCTTGCCGAACTCGATCCTCCTCAACATCCTCTCTTCCTTGCCCACCAAAGACGCTATCAAAACTGGTGTTTTATCCAAAAGATGGTCCTACGTTTGGACCTCAGTTCCTTCTCTGAGTTTCAGCGATGATTACGAAAACACAGACCATTTTGCCACTGCTGTAGACAACACCTTGCTCCTACACAAGGCCCCCAAGCTCGCAAAGTTTTATCTTCGATTCAATTACAAGCCAGACCTGAAGCCTCGACTCGATCTTTGGGTTCGTTTAGCCACAAATGCCATGGTGGAACAGCTCAGTTTACGTTTGACATATGcccatgttttcaattttgagaCCTACCTATTGCCTCAGCATCTCTACACCAATCAGTTTGTTTCTGAATTGGATTTTAGTTTCTGCAATATTAAGCCTATTGGGGTGGTACATTTGAGTTCACTCAAGCGCTTGTGTATTGGGTACACCGCGTTGTGTGGAGATGATATAAGGAAAGTGGTGATGGGTAGTCCTAGGCTTGAAAACTTGGAATTGAATAATTGTTGTAGGCTTAATCGGTTGGATATAGTGTCGGAAAGTCTGAAAAAATTGGTGATAAACAACCATTTTATGCTTACTGCAGCTGGGAAAATTGATGATCCTGTGTTTGAATTGGAAATTGTGGCTCCAAAGATTGAGTCATTGGAAATTCTGGGAACTTTTTGTATGAAGAAGTGTCGGATAAAGGATGTGTCGTCGTTAGTTAAGGCTAAGCTTGATTTCAGCATGGCAGTGCTTAAGGTTGAAGAGGAAAGTGCTTGTAATGAGTATCAAGAAGCTGTGAGAGAACTTCTTGAGAGTCTGCATCATGTGAAGGAACTTTTTGTTGGCAAATGGTGTCTCAtg GTTCTATCTCTAATGTcagtgaagcatgtgccttcTCCACTGTTAAAGTGTAAATATGTAACGGTGAAAACAAGCATGAAGAAATGGGACCTCCCTGGCATTGCAAGCCTGCTTCAAAGTTTGCCTTATGTGGAGACATTGGTTATAGACATATCACACCATAACTTAGGGTTTAAG ATTCTAGAAAGACACTACCTCAGTTATTACAACTATGATGACGTGAGCCATTGGAAATCAAAGGAGatttatttcaagtttttgttgttgtgcCTCAAGACTGTCAAGATTTTTGGTTTCGGAGAAAACTTGGTCAACATAAAGGAAGTATTTGTTTTAGTGGTACAATTTCTACTTAAGAATGCAAATGTGATGGAGAAGATGATTATCAGTAAACCTCGGGTTATGCAAAATCAGAGGTGTATGCTACATGCATTTCTACAAGTGGCTCAAAAGTTGCTAAGTTTCCCCAGATCATCTCCTCATGCGGTGATTATGTTCCCATATCAATAA
- the LOC115992544 gene encoding L-ascorbate oxidase homolog, with translation MRDCRVLCFFIALVLVFVHGVNGEDPYRFFTWKVTYGDIYPLGVKQQGILINGQFPGPQIDAVTNENLVINVFNYLREPFLISWNGIQQRRNSWQDGMYGTNCPIRQGKNFTYFIQVKDQIGSYFYFPSFGFQKAAGGFGGIRIWSRPKIPVPFPSPAGDFTILAGDWYKTNQYILRRLLDSGRNLPFPDGLLINGRGWNGYTFTVDQGKTYRLRISNVGLTTSINFRIQGHKMKLIEVEGSHTLQNTYTSLDIHLGQTYSVLVTADQPAQDYYIAVSTRFTARVLTTTAILHYSNSHNGVSGPIPVGPTTQIASSLSQARSIRWNLTASGPRPNPQGSYHYGMIKTSRTIMLANSAPYINGKQRYAVNSVSYIPADTPLKLADYFNIQGVFSVGSIPSNPTGGNGGYLQTSVMGANFRDYIEIVFQNWEDTVQSWHIDGHSFFVMGMDGGQWTPASRAVYNLRDTVARCTTQVYPRSWTAIYMALDNVGMWNIRSENWARQYLGQQFYLRVYSPANSWRDEYPIPKNAILCGRARGRHTRPFKK, from the exons ATGAGAGACTGCAGggttctttgttttttcattgCTTTGGTTCTTGTTTTTGTTCATGGCGTTAATGGTGAAGACCCGTATAGGTTCTTCACGTGGAAAGTCACTTACGGTGATATTTACCCTCTTGGTGTTAAGCAACAG GGGATTTTGATAAATGGGCAATTCCCAGGGCCTCAAATCGATGCTGTTACAAATGAAAACTTGGTTATCAATGTGTTCAACTACCTAAGGGAGCCATTCCTCATTTCTTG GAATGGCATACAGCAGAGGCGGAACTCATGGCAGGACGGAATGTATGGCACTAATTGTCCAATCCGACAAGGAAAAAACTTCACTTATTTTATCCAAGTGAAGGACCAGATTGGTAGCTATTTCTACTTCCCATCATTTGGATTCCAGAAAGCTGCTGGAGGGTTTGGTGGCATCAGAATCTGGAGCCGCCCAAAGATTCCGGTTCCATTCCCTTCTCCTGCTGGTGACTTCACCATATTGGCTGGGGACTGGTACAAGACAAATCAATAT ATACTAAGACGACTCTTGGACAGTGGTCGCAATCTCCCCTTCCCTGATGGACTTCTCATCAATGGTCGTGGGTGGAATGGTTACACATTTACTGTTGATCAAG GAAAGACTTATAGGCTCAGGATATCGAATGTGGGGCTTACAACATCAATTAACTTCAGAATTCAGGGCCACAAAATGAAGCTGATAGAGGTAGAAGGCTCTCACACGCTCCAGAACACCTACACTTCCCTTGATATCCATCTTGGACAGACTTATTCTGTCTTGGTCACAGCTGATCAGCCTGCCCAGGATTACTACATTGCAGTTTCTACACGCTTTACAGCTCGGGTACTGACAACAACAGCCATTCTTCACTACAGCAATTCACACAATGGAGTTTCTGGTCCCATCCCTGTTGGTCCTACCACTCAAATTGCTTCATCTCTCAGCCAGGCCAGATCTATACG GTGGAATCTGACAGCAAGTGGGCCAAGACCTAATCCCCAAGGTTCTTACCACTATGGAATGATCAAAACTAGCCGCACAATCATGCTTGCAAACTCTGCTCCTTATATTAATGGAAAGCAGAGATATGCAGTCAATAGTGTCTCATATattccagcagacactccacTAAAACTTGCTGACTACTTCAACATCCAAGGAGTTTTTAGCGTTGGAAGCATTCCTAGTAATCCCACTGGGGGAAATGGTGGCTACCTTCAGACTTCTGTCATGGGTGCTAATTTCCGAGATTATATAGAGATTGTGTTCCAAAATTGGGAGGACACCGTTCAGTCATGGCACATTGATGGCCATTCCTTCTTTGTTATGGG GATGGATGGAGGGCAGTGGACACCTGCAAGTAGAGCAGTCTACAATTTGAGAGACACTGTTGCCCGTTGCACTACTCAG GTGTATCCTAGATCATGGACTGCAATCTACATGGCTCTGGACAATGTGGGAATGTGGAACATAAGGTCTGAGAATTGGGCAAGGCAGTACTTGGGCCAGCAGTTCTATCTCCGGGTATACTCCCCTGCAAACTCTTGGAGAGACGAATATCCAATCCCAAAGAATGCAATTCTTTGTGGTCGGGCAAGAGGCCGCCATACAAGACCTTTTAAGAAGTAG